The Beijerinckiaceae bacterium RH AL1 genome has a segment encoding these proteins:
- a CDS encoding hypothetical protein (ID:RHAL1_01944;~source:Prodigal:2.6), with the protein MPAACARVQIDSMLRRWMCMPEANTASAQSKSARVAADMFSSMNRTSQCGGRAAAIVSSPWGGMNALVLSVRW; encoded by the coding sequence TTGCCCGCCGCATGCGCCCGCGTGCAGATCGATTCGATGTTGCGGCGCTGGATGTGCATGCCGGAGGCGAACACGGCATCCGCCCAGTCGAAGTCGGCGCGGGTGGCGGCCGACATGTTCTCGTCGATGAACCGCACCTCCCAGTGCGGCGGCAGGGCGGCGGCGATCGTCAGCAGCCCCTGGGGAGGCATGAACGCCTTGGTCTTATCGGTGAGATGGTAG
- the hpnP_2 gene encoding Hopanoid C-2 methylase (ID:RHAL1_01945;~source:Prodigal:2.6): MPRLKSPERICAELDKLLELGVNGSVYFVDDNIVGNRKAIKELLPHLIAWQKRNGYALNLACEATLNIARSPDILAMMREAAFDAIFCGIETPEPDALLQIDKGHNMVMPILDAVKIINDHGMQVVSGIILGLDSDTSDSGNKILKFIETSQIPMLTINLLQALPQTPLYDRLVKAGRIDERADRESNVSFLMPYDEVLAMWRECMEKAYQPAVLFDRYREQLKVTWPNRIKKPLSPQRTSKAMVKKGLTILGKVLWNVGVKGDYRLVFWRFALPLLLRGKVEALLNYCLPAHHLIVFAREACAGRGNASHYSAKLREPQVPTLAPAE, translated from the coding sequence GTGCCGCGCCTCAAGAGCCCCGAGCGCATCTGCGCCGAGCTCGACAAGCTGCTCGAGCTCGGGGTCAACGGCTCGGTCTATTTCGTCGACGACAACATCGTCGGCAACCGCAAGGCGATCAAGGAGCTGCTGCCGCATCTCATCGCCTGGCAGAAGCGGAACGGCTACGCCCTGAACCTCGCCTGCGAGGCGACGCTCAACATCGCACGCTCGCCGGACATCCTTGCGATGATGCGCGAGGCCGCGTTCGACGCGATCTTCTGCGGCATCGAGACGCCGGAGCCCGACGCCCTGCTGCAGATCGACAAGGGCCACAACATGGTCATGCCGATCCTCGACGCGGTGAAGATCATCAACGATCACGGCATGCAGGTCGTCTCGGGCATCATCCTCGGGCTCGACTCGGACACCTCGGATTCCGGCAACAAGATCCTCAAGTTCATCGAGACGTCGCAAATCCCGATGCTGACGATCAACCTGCTGCAGGCGCTGCCGCAGACGCCGCTCTACGACCGCCTCGTCAAGGCCGGGCGGATCGACGAGCGTGCCGACCGGGAGTCCAACGTCTCCTTCCTGATGCCGTACGACGAAGTGCTGGCCATGTGGCGCGAGTGCATGGAGAAGGCCTACCAGCCGGCCGTGCTGTTCGACCGCTATCGCGAGCAGCTGAAGGTGACCTGGCCGAACCGGATCAAGAAGCCGCTCAGCCCGCAGCGCACGAGCAAGGCCATGGTCAAGAAGGGCCTCACCATCCTGGGCAAGGTGCTGTGGAACGTCGGGGTGAAGGGCGACTACCGGCTCGTGTTCTGGCGCTTCGCGCTGCCGCTTCTTCTTCGCGGCAAAGTAGAGGCGTTGCTGAATTACTGCTTACCCGCGCACCATCTTATCGTCTTCGCACGCGAGGCCTGCGCGGGTCGCGGCAACGCTTCGCACTACTCCGCCAAGCTGCGGGAGCCGCAGGTCCCGACCCTCGCGCCCGCGGAGTAA